Proteins encoded by one window of Acetivibrio thermocellus ATCC 27405:
- the celH gene encoding endoglucanase CelH, with protein MKKRLLVSFLVLSIIVGLLSFQSLGNYNSGLKIGAWVGTQPSESAIKSFQELQGRKLDIVHQFINWSTDFSWVRPYADAVYNNGSILMITWEPWEYNTVDIKNGKADAYITRMAQDMKAYGKEIWLRPLHEANGDWYPWAIGYSSRVNTNETYIAAFRHIVDIFRANGATNVKWVFNVNCDNVGNGTSYLGHYPGDNYVDYTSIDGYNWGTTQSWGSQWQSFDQVFSRAYQALASINKPIIIAEFASAEIGGNKARWITEAYNSIRTSYNKVIAAVWFHENKETDWRINSSPEALAAYREAIGAGSSNPTPTPTWTSTPPSSSPKAVDPFEMVRKMGMGTNLGNTLEAPYEGSWSKSAMEYYFDDFKAAGYKNVRIPVRWDNHTMRTYPYTIDKAFLDRVEQVVDWSLSRGFVTIINSHHDDWIKEDYNGNIERFEKIWEQIAERFKNKSENLLFEIMNEPFGNITDEQIDDMNSRILKIIRKTNPTRIVIIGGGYWNSYNTLVNIKIPDDPYLIGTFHYYDPYEFTHKWRGTWGTQEDMDTVVRVFDFVKSWSDRNNIPVYFGEFAVMAYADRTSRVKWYDFISDAALERGFACSVWDNGVFGSLDNDMAIYNRDTRTFDTEILNALFNPGTYPSYSPKPSPTPRPTKPPVTPAVGEKMLDDFEGVLNWGSYSGEGAKVSTKIVSGKTGNGMEVSYTGTTDGYWGTVYSLPDGDWSKWLKISFDIKSVDGSANEIRFMIAEKSINGVGDGEHWVYSITPDSSWKTIEIPFSSFRRRLDYQPPGQDMSGTLDLDNIDSIHFMYANNKSGKFVVDNIKLIGATSDPTPSIKHGDLNFDNAVNSTDLLMLKRYILKSLELGTSEQEEKFKKAADLNRDNKVDSTDLTILKRYLLKAISEIPI; from the coding sequence ATGAAAAAAAGGCTTTTAGTTTCTTTTTTGGTGTTAAGCATAATTGTAGGATTACTTTCTTTTCAGTCGCTTGGTAATTACAACAGTGGTTTAAAAATCGGTGCTTGGGTGGGAACCCAGCCGTCAGAATCAGCAATTAAGAGTTTTCAGGAACTTCAGGGTAGAAAGCTTGATATTGTCCACCAGTTTATTAACTGGTCAACTGATTTTTCCTGGGTAAGACCTTATGCCGACGCTGTTTATAATAACGGCTCAATATTAATGATTACCTGGGAACCTTGGGAATACAACACTGTAGATATCAAAAACGGTAAAGCGGATGCTTACATAACCAGAATGGCGCAAGATATGAAAGCCTATGGCAAGGAAATTTGGTTAAGACCTCTTCATGAAGCCAACGGAGACTGGTATCCATGGGCCATAGGATATTCTTCAAGAGTAAACACAAACGAAACTTACATAGCCGCTTTCAGACATATTGTCGATATTTTCCGTGCCAACGGAGCCACCAACGTCAAATGGGTGTTTAATGTAAACTGCGACAATGTAGGTAACGGCACAAGTTATCTGGGTCATTATCCCGGAGATAATTATGTAGACTACACCTCAATTGACGGATACAACTGGGGTACCACTCAAAGCTGGGGAAGCCAATGGCAAAGCTTTGATCAGGTTTTCTCCAGAGCCTACCAAGCTTTGGCATCAATAAACAAACCCATCATTATAGCAGAGTTTGCATCAGCTGAAATAGGCGGAAACAAGGCAAGATGGATTACAGAAGCATATAACTCTATAAGAACATCCTACAACAAGGTAATTGCTGCAGTATGGTTTCACGAGAACAAAGAAACCGACTGGAGAATCAACTCAAGTCCTGAAGCCCTTGCAGCATACAGGGAGGCAATAGGAGCCGGTTCATCAAATCCTACCCCTACTCCAACTTGGACCTCTACTCCACCATCAAGCTCACCAAAGGCTGTCGACCCCTTTGAAATGGTTAGAAAAATGGGTATGGGAACAAACCTCGGAAACACTCTCGAAGCTCCCTATGAAGGCTCCTGGTCCAAGTCTGCCATGGAATATTATTTTGATGATTTTAAAGCTGCAGGATATAAAAACGTAAGAATCCCTGTAAGATGGGACAACCATACAATGAGGACATACCCGTATACCATTGACAAAGCCTTTTTGGACAGGGTTGAGCAAGTGGTTGACTGGTCACTTTCAAGAGGTTTTGTTACAATTATAAATTCTCACCATGATGACTGGATCAAGGAAGACTATAACGGAAACATAGAACGGTTTGAAAAGATATGGGAACAGATTGCGGAAAGGTTTAAAAACAAATCCGAAAATCTTCTGTTTGAAATCATGAATGAGCCTTTCGGTAACATTACAGACGAACAAATAGACGACATGAACAGCAGAATATTAAAAATAATCAGAAAGACCAATCCAACCCGTATTGTTATAATAGGCGGAGGTTATTGGAACAGTTATAATACGCTTGTAAACATTAAAATTCCTGATGACCCATACTTAATCGGAACTTTCCATTACTATGACCCATATGAATTTACTCACAAGTGGAGAGGTACATGGGGTACTCAGGAAGACATGGATACTGTAGTAAGAGTATTTGATTTTGTTAAGAGTTGGTCTGACAGAAACAATATCCCGGTATATTTTGGAGAATTTGCCGTAATGGCTTATGCCGACAGAACTTCCCGTGTAAAATGGTATGATTTTATAAGTGATGCGGCCCTGGAGCGCGGTTTTGCATGTTCCGTATGGGATAACGGCGTTTTTGGTTCATTGGATAATGACATGGCTATTTACAACAGAGATACCCGTACCTTTGACACTGAAATCCTCAATGCACTATTTAATCCCGGAACATATCCGTCTTATTCTCCGAAACCTTCACCAACTCCAAGACCGACCAAACCGCCCGTAACACCGGCTGTCGGTGAAAAAATGCTGGATGATTTTGAGGGTGTGTTAAATTGGGGTTCATACTCCGGTGAAGGTGCAAAAGTTTCAACAAAAATTGTGTCCGGAAAAACAGGAAACGGCATGGAAGTCAGCTACACCGGGACAACGGACGGCTACTGGGGAACAGTATACAGTTTACCGGACGGCGATTGGTCAAAATGGCTTAAAATCTCTTTTGACATTAAGTCCGTTGACGGTTCTGCCAATGAAATCAGATTTATGATTGCTGAAAAAAGCATAAACGGTGTGGGAGACGGAGAACACTGGGTTTACTCAATAACTCCCGACAGTTCGTGGAAAACTATAGAAATACCGTTCTCCAGCTTTAGAAGAAGACTTGATTATCAGCCGCCTGGACAGGATATGAGCGGTACTTTGGATCTTGACAATATAGATTCAATTCACTTCATGTATGCCAACAACAAGTCGGGAAAATTTGTCGTAGACAATATCAAGCTGATTGGTGCTACTTCCGATCCGACTCCTTCAATAAAACACGGAGATTTGAACTTCGATAATGCAGTGAATTCTACAGACTTGTTAATGCTTAAAAGGTATATCCTCAAATCTTTGGAACTCGGTACATCTGAGCAGGAGGAAAAATTCAAAAAAGCGGCAGATTTAAACAGGGACAACAAGGTCGACTCCACTGACTTGACAATTTTGAAAAGATACTTGCTGAAAGCCATCAGTGAAATACCCATATAA
- a CDS encoding NADPH-dependent FMN reductase, with translation MNKVKILAIVGSLRKGSYNRQLALAAKEIVKDTADFTLLDYQDVPLMNEDIEYPAPDAVKRVREEVKAADGIWFFTPEYNHFFPGVLKNLIDWLSRPVSENEPQVLAGKPAAISGISLGMSGTAIAQDHLVTLISFLDMKVMNVPRVTVPNAWQYVDDQGKLIMESIYPHLEKQAKAFVNFIQAKCL, from the coding sequence ATGAACAAAGTAAAAATACTGGCCATTGTCGGTTCCCTGAGGAAAGGATCCTACAACCGGCAGTTGGCTTTGGCAGCAAAAGAAATAGTAAAGGATACGGCTGATTTTACACTGCTTGACTATCAAGACGTACCTTTAATGAATGAGGATATTGAATATCCCGCACCTGACGCTGTAAAGCGTGTTCGTGAAGAAGTAAAGGCGGCGGATGGAATTTGGTTTTTTACGCCGGAATACAATCACTTTTTCCCGGGAGTCTTGAAAAACCTTATTGACTGGTTGTCCCGTCCGGTTAGTGAGAATGAGCCCCAGGTTCTTGCAGGAAAGCCCGCTGCAATAAGCGGAATTTCCCTGGGTATGTCAGGAACGGCTATTGCACAGGACCATCTGGTTACGCTTATTAGTTTTTTGGACATGAAAGTTATGAACGTTCCAAGGGTTACCGTACCCAACGCCTGGCAGTATGTTGACGATCAAGGCAAACTCATAATGGAATCGATCTATCCCCATTTGGAAAAACAGGCAAAAGCTTTTGTGAATTTCATACAGGCAAAATGCTTATAA
- a CDS encoding HdeD family acid-resistance protein, with translation MKVRSVIPMRIAKTGYIVISVVLLSLGILFIILPDISMRTIGKMLGAVMVLFGCIKLTGYFSKDLFRLAFQYDLQFGILVLVVGLIVLLKPSDAISLLFAAMGIALLADSLFKIQIAFDSRKFGIKKWWGILALAIMSAIVTAVLVFKPSESARVLTILLGATLITEGILNLFVAVTTVKIIKHQYPDFIEEDYFETEGENK, from the coding sequence ATGAAGGTACGTTCCGTTATACCGATGCGAATAGCAAAAACAGGCTACATCGTTATATCGGTTGTTCTTCTTTCATTAGGCATATTATTTATAATCCTGCCGGACATATCGATGCGAACAATCGGAAAAATGCTCGGAGCAGTCATGGTTTTGTTTGGCTGTATCAAGCTTACAGGCTATTTTTCAAAGGACTTGTTCCGTTTGGCGTTTCAATATGACCTGCAATTTGGAATACTTGTTTTGGTTGTGGGGCTTATTGTTCTTCTCAAGCCATCGGATGCAATCAGCCTGCTGTTTGCGGCTATGGGCATAGCTTTGCTGGCCGACAGTCTTTTCAAAATTCAGATTGCATTTGATTCCCGAAAGTTCGGCATTAAAAAATGGTGGGGAATTCTCGCCCTGGCAATCATGAGTGCAATTGTTACAGCCGTTCTTGTTTTCAAGCCGTCCGAAAGTGCCAGGGTCCTGACAATCCTTCTTGGTGCAACGCTTATCACAGAAGGAATTCTGAATCTGTTTGTGGCGGTTACAACGGTAAAAATCATAAAACATCAATACCCTGACTTTATTGAAGAAGATTACTTTGAAACGGAGGGCGAAAATAAATGA
- a CDS encoding M56 family metallopeptidase, translating into MSKLFLTVLNMSLTASYVILFVIIVRLLLKKAPKFISYALWGVVAFRLIIPFSFESMFSLMPGNTNPVLFPLI; encoded by the coding sequence ATGAGTAAACTGTTTCTTACTGTTCTGAATATGAGCCTTACTGCAAGCTATGTGATCCTTTTTGTGATAATTGTAAGACTGCTGCTTAAAAAAGCTCCCAAATTTATCTCCTATGCTCTTTGGGGAGTGGTGGCATTTAGGCTTATAATTCCTTTTTCTTTTGAAAGCATGTTTAGCCTTATGCCTGGAAATACAAATCCTGTCCTATTCCCCCTGATATAA
- the dcd gene encoding dCTP deaminase: MILSDKTILKMLAEKTLIIEPLEKEQIQPASVDIRLGNTFSIVEDSCTGIINLEKEVKYKTITSDTYILLPNQFVLATTMEYFELPNNLTAFVEGRSSLGRLGLFIQNAGWVDPGFKGEITLELFNANRCAIELKAGRRVGQLVFAKMDDTALNPYKGKYQGQKGATGSRVFLDYEVK; the protein is encoded by the coding sequence ATGATATTATCAGATAAAACAATACTTAAAATGTTGGCAGAAAAAACTTTAATTATAGAGCCGTTAGAGAAAGAGCAGATTCAGCCTGCAAGCGTAGATATTCGTTTGGGGAACACTTTCAGTATTGTTGAAGATTCGTGTACCGGCATAATAAATTTAGAAAAAGAAGTAAAGTATAAAACGATCACAAGCGACACATATATACTTTTGCCAAATCAATTTGTTCTTGCAACAACAATGGAATACTTTGAGCTGCCAAACAATTTGACGGCTTTTGTTGAGGGGCGGAGCTCACTGGGAAGATTGGGTTTGTTTATACAGAATGCAGGATGGGTTGACCCGGGTTTTAAAGGAGAAATAACTCTTGAGCTTTTTAATGCCAATCGCTGCGCTATTGAACTTAAAGCAGGAAGAAGAGTCGGTCAACTTGTTTTTGCTAAAATGGATGATACCGCTTTAAATCCGTATAAAGGAAAATATCAAGGTCAAAAAGGTGCTACGGGTTCAAGAGTTTTCCTGGATTATGAAGTCAAATGA
- a CDS encoding TetR/AcrR family transcriptional regulator — MANFTKKAIKDTFIELLNERPLSQITVKDIVEKCGINRNSFYYHFHDIPSLIEEIVTEEADRIVAEYRNLDSLEMSFNAAIDFAKKNRRAILNIFKSVNRDIFEQYLWKVCDYIVVSFCKTVFAEHPVSEEDRDIIIQFYKAQCFGMVIDWLRSGMKDDVHDKIHRICELQKGMLEEMIRRCIENK; from the coding sequence ATGGCGAATTTTACAAAAAAAGCAATCAAGGATACTTTTATAGAATTATTGAACGAACGCCCGCTCTCTCAGATTACAGTCAAAGACATTGTTGAAAAATGCGGCATTAACCGAAATTCGTTTTATTATCATTTTCACGATATTCCATCTCTCATTGAGGAAATTGTAACAGAAGAGGCAGACCGCATTGTTGCCGAATACCGAAATCTTGACTCTCTTGAAATGAGTTTTAACGCGGCAATCGATTTTGCCAAAAAGAACCGCCGCGCAATACTGAATATTTTCAAATCCGTAAATCGTGACATTTTTGAGCAATATCTTTGGAAGGTCTGCGATTATATTGTGGTTTCATTCTGCAAAACCGTATTTGCAGAGCATCCCGTTTCAGAAGAAGACCGTGATATAATAATACAGTTTTACAAAGCACAGTGTTTCGGAATGGTCATTGACTGGCTCAGAAGCGGAATGAAAGACGATGTTCACGATAAAATTCACCGCATATGCGAATTGCAGAAGGGTATGCTTGAAGAAATGATTCGCAGATGTATCGAAAACAAATAA